The following coding sequences lie in one Sedimentibacter sp. MB35-C1 genomic window:
- a CDS encoding GyrI-like domain-containing protein, whose translation MITNEYINRAIDYILDHINENIPVDEIASYCNFSRYYFSRMFKMETGESIHEFIKRVKMEQSAFRLKVEKGRSITDISCDYGYSSSNYSSAFKQHHNLSPIEFRRSIKQKSLVNPIFRNASIGLESFDECDKKISIEVLDDCLVIYERHKGNYGDLSEHWGAFQVKYKEYITEATLLIERTYDDPSITHIDECLYDLCLTAPQDCALENIYTLIGGKFAVYHFKGTVDQIYTAYQSLFNVWLPQSKYEMDDRYGFEIYRKIDCNTMYMEIDLCIPIQ comes from the coding sequence ATGATAACAAACGAATATATAAATCGTGCAATAGACTACATCTTAGATCACATCAATGAAAATATACCTGTTGATGAGATTGCCTCTTATTGCAATTTTTCAAGATACTACTTTTCGAGAATGTTTAAAATGGAAACTGGAGAAAGCATCCATGAATTTATCAAACGAGTAAAAATGGAGCAAAGTGCATTTCGTTTAAAGGTTGAGAAAGGCAGAAGCATCACCGATATCAGCTGTGATTACGGTTACAGCTCATCGAACTACAGTTCTGCTTTTAAACAACATCATAATCTATCTCCAATTGAATTTCGTCGCAGCATTAAGCAAAAATCTTTAGTAAACCCAATTTTTAGGAATGCTTCTATAGGATTAGAGTCATTTGATGAGTGCGACAAAAAGATTTCCATAGAAGTTCTTGACGATTGTCTTGTTATATACGAGCGTCATAAAGGAAATTATGGGGACTTATCAGAGCATTGGGGAGCTTTTCAAGTAAAATATAAGGAATATATCACCGAGGCAACGCTGCTCATTGAGCGCACCTATGATGATCCTTCTATTACCCATATTGATGAGTGCTTGTATGACCTGTGCCTCACTGCACCACAAGACTGTGCCCTTGAAAACATCTATACACTAATAGGTGGCAAGTTTGCTGTCTATCACTTTAAGGGGACAGTGGATCAGATCTATACCGCTTACCAAAGCCTTTTTAATGTGTGGTTACCACAAAGCAAATATGAAATGGATGACCGCTATGGGTTCGAAATTTATAGAAAAATCGATTGCAATACCATGTATATGGAAATTGATCTTTGTATCCCAATTCAATAG